From a single Plasmodium coatneyi strain Hackeri chromosome 4, complete sequence genomic region:
- a CDS encoding Kinesin-related protein — protein MDVNKNEEKNMNLDELQVEASSKEEAIRVCTRIRPLFEKEINSGHLKAWKMNETDMQLVVEPLSLTEMLNARVQKKGNKVEFKKNVEKSEGQKAVLQRYYAFDRCFDENVGNEEVYKHLARDIVLDTFKGINGCILAYGQTGSGKTHSVMGVPTDPGMLPRSLAEFFNGIENPSSLNEDNSDSTNTDEESNNNTKEFLMSVTYLEVYMERVNDLLQEGYRGGATENLDVKEDPKRGFVVIGVQEETVTSIDEVMLLVAKAEQRRHISQTNFNETSSRSHTIFTVILESNQVLSDGTSINKRGELKIVDLAGNERAGRAAEGIENAKTLIEEGKAINKSLFVLSEVISKLSKRAQAIAAGDEKKIKKIQEDLVFIPWRDSKLTRILSKSLGGNCRASVIVAVHPSHFYLDTSFSTLRFALKCKTIKKKIQVNYLSAEQSVIMQQKELIAKLQNQLKNLATTKNVDNHLIGGEKNNVSARNPEDDEKILALKHELEEKVKKFQNFILKSEFHVHPSNYRTLRSMDGNTEKSLKHSMTINNNIKNEYTWLRSFDTHEYDSKWEGLDKYEDQNDQENINISKAMDYLKNKPPYKFNSSEMSEDAMSNESQKDDLISLNYYNELEELERLEKNELSRRKRREKGDVATGNTSANRVYGELSKLSTLEYSNLVDEEDKGEAVKGKRTKKKKGKKANNADVLNRDVTDSCKGKEKDKPKGRGNKVGTHHLRKKKTVNDGKFKRGSFGKAAGVKRGGSEENGKSEGSELSEGSDPDDRNDSNQQTNLEGNDVLERETKWEGGADLVRRTSSVSFAQPREQDENEKRTSIISNLKEKIEEDLKKKKKIISRNVELNKQIKFIMKLMQKVGLSTILTGTVPPGRNIENVLQLQENLRENLKLCDGKKSMQLISGDKDDSAARRHHLNGHAVEMVEGEEDLLNGPFDDNEQEAEYNESISHVFINEMFFSFVLRIQQRDDPNGEGLKNVEEVLKGEEKPYDVSKKALEDILGSTIASRVDDHEEGNQTKNVKDEKSNKTIDSILSMLTPWEQKILALLYEQQKMRQTVQKMKEKFSQRIQNINIFIKKILTDKVEVEKHFNRIIKATENYKNDLLKTGDVDSNFKFAGMMKKLEELSIALAEKTRDFNVLAEFHLNLRKQMEKKDSLIKELREENKLFYLVPKYNDLLQELSEQDNQTSEAAKELKKEFLLMYGRLMLSRKRLQEKEVIENDMRNLNKKIYTELVESIAIIKNLESQNRFLEFKLNMENKKKVEKVKKLMREKEMLNKIVGEMEKMLEEANIDASEVKNEIMASYNNGNISIGDVQSEEDGEQHDKRKDSGAKRKKRKEKEKGKEKKMKKGTEQGGKKGGMIPRRVDANDDDPNGTQNDTERDSRKKSTLEEIALKGKAPPKRQQKKEATVNRAYSAEKIIKKSVSRIDTNLSLKRVGVRKGTSRDRGASNGLRGVSRLRESGKDSPLEKNAQLEINKKSVNKVKKKVGNDVGDAGTSENLKYKNSIAKRMGKKKIQNSDLEEMKLLGDLYPSNSVEKKRKKKKKVVKGKKRNLLKYLNKGGSIRDKENNETVLSDENEFQDYKNGSSTTDCEANEMRNILNQEIEKKKKISK, from the exons atggacgtgaataaaaatgaagaaaaaaacatgaacTTGGACGAGCTGCAGGTGGAGGCTTCCTCCAAGGAGGAGGCGATTCGGGTGTGCACCCGTATAAGGCCCCTATTCGAGAAGGAA ATCAACAGCGGCCACCTAAAAGCGTGGAAAATGAACGAAACAGACATGCAGCTAGTAGTCGAGCCGCTCTCCCTAACCGAGATGCTCAACGCGAGGGttcagaagaagggaaacaaaGTGGAATTcaagaaaaatgtggaaaagtCGGAGGGGCAAAAGGCCGTCTTGCAGCGGTATTACGCGTTCGACCGGTGCTTCGACGAAAACG TTGGCAATGAGGAGGTGTACAAGCACCTAGCAAGAGACATAGTTCTGGACACATTTAAAGGAATAAACGGGTGTATCCTGGCTTACGGGCAGACGGGGTCAGGAAAGACACACAGTGTGATGGGGGTACCCACGGACCCAGGTATGCTGCCAAGATCGCTGGCGGAATTCTTCAACGGTATCGAAAACCCATCTTCCCTAAATGAAGATAATAGTGACAGTACCAATACGGATGAAGAATCCAATAACAACACGAAAGAATTTCTGATGAGCGTAACTTACCTGGAAGTGTACATGGAGAGGGTTAACGATTTGCTACAGGAAGGATACAGAGGTGGGGCAACTGAAAATCTGGATGTGAAGGAAGACCCCAAGAGGGGCTTCGTTGTGATAGGAGTGCAGGAAGAAACAGTAACATCTATAGATGAAGTAATGCTTCTAGTTGCGAAGGCTGAACAGAGAAGACACATTTCGCAGACCAATTTTAACGAAACGTCTTCCAGATCGCATACTATTTTTACGGTCATATTGGAGTCTAATCAGGTGCTAAGTGATGGCACATCCAttaacaaaaggggggaactgAAGATAGTAGATTTGGCTGGAAATGAAAGAGCAGGAAGAGCAGCCGAAGGGATAGAAAATGCGAAGACGCTGATAGAAGAGGGGAAGGCTATTAATAAAAGTTTGTTCGTTTTAAGTGAAGTCATTTCCAAGTTGTCTAAAAGAGCCCAAGCAATAGCAGCaggagatgaaaaaaaaataaaaaaaattcaagaaGATTTAGTTTTCATACCATGGAGAGATTCCAAATTGACAAGAATTTTGAGTAAAAGTTTGGGGGGCAATTGTCGTGCTTCTGTAATTGTGGCTGTCCATCCGTCTCATTTTTATCTCGACACCTCCTTTTCTACCCTCCGTTTCGCATTAAAGTGTAAGACAATTAAGAAGAAGATCCAAGTGAATTACCTCTCAGCGGAGCAGTCAGTTATTATGCAGCAAAAGGAGTTGATAGCCAAGCTGCAGAATCAGCTGAAGAATCTGGCAACGACTAAAAATGTAGACAACCATCTCatagggggggagaaaaacaaTGTAAGTGCTAGAAATCCAGAagatgatgaaaaaatattagcCCTAAAACATGAGctggaagaaaaagtgaagaagttccaaaattttatccTAAAGTCTGAGTTCCATGTGCATCCAAGTAACTACAGAACGTTGAGATCTATGGATGGCAACACGGAAAAGTCGCTAAAACATTCTATGACCATAAAtaacaacataaaaaatgaatacacatGGCTGAGATCCTTTGATACGCATGAGTATGACTCCAAGTGGGAGGGGTTGGATAAGTATGAAGACCAGAACGATCAGGAAAACATTAACATCTCCAAAGCTATGGATTATTTGAAGAATAAACCTccatataaatttaattctTCCGAAATGAGTGAAGACGCTATGTCTAATGAATCTCAGAAGGATGATCTGATTTCCCTCAATTATTATAACGAATTGGAAGAACTGGAACGCTTGGAGAAGAACGAGTTGagtaggaggaagaggagggagAAGGGGGATGTCGCCACGGGGAACACTTCCGCTAATAGGGTGTATGGTGAACTCAGCAAGTTAAGCACCCTGGAATACTCCAACCTGGTGGATGAAGAAGACAAGGGAGAAGctgtgaaagggaaaaggaccaagaagaagaaggggaaaaaagccaACAATGCAGATGTTCTGAACAGGGATGTGACTGATTCATgtaaggggaaggagaaagataagccgaagggaaggggaaacaaaGTTGGGACACACCAcctgaggaagaaaaaaacggtcAACGATGGGAAGTTCAAAAGAGGGTCCTTTGGTAAAGCGGCTGgcgtaaaaagggggggcagCGAAGAAAATGGCAAGAGCGAGGGAAGTGAACTCTCTGAGGGGAGTGACCCTGATGACAGAAACGATTCAAATCAGCAGACCAACCTGGAGGGCAATGACGTGCTTGAAAGGGAGACCAAGTGGGAGGGCGGAGCCGACCTGGTGAGACGGACCTCCTCCGTGAGCTTCGCCCAACCGAGGGAGCAGGacgaaaacgaaaaaaggacCTCCATCATTTCCAAcctgaaggaaaaaattgaagaagacctgaagaagaaaaaaaaaatcatcagcAGGAATGTCGAGCTGAACAAGCAAATCAAATTTATTATGAAGCTCATGCAGAAGGTCGGTCTGTCTACCATTCTAACAGGGACTGTACCACCAGGAAGGAACATAGAAAATGTGCTACAGCTGCAGGAGAATTTGAGAGAAAATCTGAAGTTATGCGACGGGAAGAAGTCGATGCAGTTGATCAGTGGAGACAAGGACGATTCGGCTGCAAGGCGTCATCATCTGAATGGCCACGCCGTAGAAATGgtggaaggggaggaagatcTGCTAAATGGACCATTCGACGACAACGAACAGGAAGCAGAGTACAATGAGTCCATATCACACGTTTTCATAAACGAaatgtttttctccttcgtttTGAGAATTCAACAGAGGGATgacccaaatggggaagggtTAAAAAACGTAGAAGAGGTACTGAAGGGTGAAGAAAAACCATATGATGTGTCGAAGAAGGCGCTGGAAGACATACTCGGAAGCACCATCGCAAGTAGGGTGGATGACCATGAGGAAGGGAACCAAACAAAGAATGTAAAAGATGAAAAGAGCAACAAAACCATCGACTCCATTCTGAGCATGCTTACCCCATGGGAACAGAAAATATTGGCCCTACTATACGAACAACAGAAAATGAGACAAACtgtccaaaaaatgaaggagaaattcTCACAGCGAattcaaaatattaatattttcattaaaaaaatattaaccgATAAGGTAGAAGTGGAGAAACATTTCAATCGAATTATTAAGGCGAcagaaaattacaaaaatgatcTGCTGAAGACGGGCGATGTAGATTCTAACTTCAAGTTTGCAGGGATGATGAAGAAGCTAGAAGAGCTGTCCATAGCGCTTGCAGAAAAAACCAGGGACTTCAATGTCTTGGCGGAATTTCACCTAAACTTGAGGAaacaaatggagaagaaggaTTCGCTAATTAAAGAACTACGGGAAGAGAACAAGCTGTTCTATCTGGTCCCAAAGTATAATGACCTCCTACAGGAGTTAAGCGAGCAGGATAATCAAACCAGTGAGGCGGCCAAGGAACTGAAGAAGGAGTTCCTTCTCATGTATGGACGACTAATGCTCTCCAGAAAGAGACtacaagaaaaggaagtaatcGAAAATGACATGCGaaatttgaataaaaaaatttacaccgAGTTGGTAGAGTCTATAGCCATCATCAAAAATCTGGAGTCGCAAAATAGGTTCTTAGAATTTAAGTTAAATATggagaataagaaaaaggtgGAGAAGGTGAAGAAGCTGATGAGGGAGAAGGAGATGCTCAATAAGATTGTAGGAGAGATGGAGAAAATGCTCGAGGAGGCCAACATCGACGCCAGCGAGGTGAAGAATGAAATTATGGCTAGCTACAATAATGGAAACATCTCGATCGGCGACGTGCAGAGTGAGGAAGACGGGGAGCAGCACGACAAGAGGAAGGACTCGGGggcgaaaaggaagaagcggaaggagaaggaaaaaggaaaggaaaagaaaatgaaaaagggaacgGAACAGGGGGGCAAAAAGGGAGGCATGATTCCCCGCAGAGTTGACGCGAATGATGATGATCCAAATGGGACCCAAAATGATACCGAAAGGGActcgaggaaaaaaagcacgCTTGAGGAAATTGCGCTCAAGGGCAAAGCCCCCCCGAAGaggcaacaaaaaaaggaggcaacTGTCAATCGCGCATATTCAGCAGAAAAAATCATCAAAAAATCTGTTAGCAGGATAGACACCAATTTGTCCCTCAAGAGAGTTGGCGTTAGAAAAGGGACCTCTCGGGATAGAGGCGCTTCAAACGGTCTACGCGGTGTAAGTCGTTTGCGTGAAAGTGGGAAAGACAGCCCACTGGAAAAAAACGCCCAACtagaaattaacaaaaaaagtgtaaacaaggttaaaaaaaaagtgggcaACGACGTGGGGGATGCAGGTACGTCTGAGAACCTTAAGTACAAAAATAGCATTGCCAAaagaatggggaaaaaaaagatacaaAATAGCGAtttagaagaaatgaaaCTTTTGGGCGACTTATACCCCAGCAACAGCGtcgaaaagaagaggaagaagaaaaaaaaagttgttaaggggaaaaaaagaaacctgTTAAAATACTTAAACAAAGGGGGCAGCATCAGGGATAAGGAGAATAACGAAACGGTGCTCTCCGACGAAAATGAATTTCAGGACTACAAAAATGGTAGCTCCACGACGGACTGCGAAGCGAACGAAATGCGCAACATACTGAACCAGGAaattgagaagaaaaagaaaataagcaAGTGA
- a CDS encoding Heat shock protein gives MVTVNSTNPQVVIESSGVPTIRTSSITSPVVLTTPLGKSMYSSYSYSNPVSSSYSSHNECEYNWERVSTKPSQSTQHGEYMKTFEVPTGLYYETMPLTRNTNNIFEVTPSKEELNKINYNPRIEVYSTSNFVIIMMDLPGVSKENLKVELENGVLKIFGHKYKVPLEELQTEHEYHTKIIERVGEYYFCKMFQMPPVFSDGQSISCTLRDGELTLKMLASELRPQKRVVEVQS, from the coding sequence ATGGTCACGGTGAACAGCACAAACCCCCAAGTTGTGATCGAATCGTCAGGAGTCCCGACCATACGAACAAGTAGCATCACCTCCCCCGTGGTGTTAACCACACCCTTGGGAAAAAGCATGTATAGCAGCTATTCATACAGTAACCCAGTGTCCAGTTCGTATAGCTCACATAATGAGTGTGAATACAACTGGGAGAGGGTGTCCACCAAGCCATCACAAAGCACTCAGCATGGTGAGTACATGAAAACCTTTGAGGTGCCCACAGGGCTGTACTACGAAACGATGCCCTTAACAAGGAACACAAACAATATTTTTGAAGTAACTCCATCGAAGGAAGaattgaacaaaataaattataatcCCAGGATAGAGGTCTACTCGACTAGCAActttgtaattataatgatGGACTTACCAGGGGTGTctaaagaaaatttaaaagtcGAGTTAGAAAATGGGGTGCTAAAAATATTCGGCCACAAGTATAAGGTACCACTGGAGGAACTACAAACGGAACATGAATACCACACGAAAATAATTGAAAGAGTTGGTGAGTACTATTTTTGCAAGATGTTTCAGATGCCTCCAGTTTTTTCTGACGGGCAAAGTATATCCTGCACGTTGCGCGACGGCGAACTGACGCTCAAAATGTTGGCCTCCGAGTTGCGGCCGCAGAAGAGAGTCGTTGAGGTGCAGTCGTAA
- a CDS encoding Minichromosome mainoenance protein, whose translation MDTLVHLYFNQSELNEEVKTLILSWVSFFKNNWKSLFNVDKEIVLNLEFFLDNKKLMSRNPPPNNEVYLHELKKNPEIVLKFMKLALHLLLCKMLHIGEVLPEEVPVGGDDLCNTTGHSANNMKKDKPIGGDHPERGGNFKKRDNIGMRSSTSLRSSFINRDEISDFENDDPLINELKCDRYKESEFFKTYFLTNRITIYIYNWNKLNKFEDLKSEKVNQLISLRGSVLRVSPIQLLITKLDFMCEKCKGVIQIEFTDGKYDTPKKCPNGECESYHFQPIRESAKSVEYQKIILKENKKMLNSMNEVGDSNVKNLTVTLEVSKFFINSCVPGNYVEVVGILKVISYNNSYFINGKNSIYNMYVDCLSIFPLSSKKYLNNSSFNFEKIKDTKNKLYNSLLWESYVDKIEKKMLLYGCDGRGANVDKLDGEKEGDPTCRNKPSFIGDAPAGTHLRSLSHIGNKEVPASTQCYRPIGGANYDATSEIDVKAKTNVSFDASTVNNSIEMNTYEELICEGIGEMLSEDVTTTSGESQNGTSRVHDSVEKATTSNGEKRKNGKDPPAGGGTNRGTSSMLQDCQLDDDELYMYGDYIDEETLGVERKRKREKGDYGGGGEMDELGWPSDPNGMNQPGQATHPDDPNNPNNPNGEHHLKKTTQFDENVLEFIKDMHKYGKNKFYLLVASLCPRIIMSSYIKAGILLSLLGGKTIYDEYKQIKRRGNIHNLLIGDPGLGKSRILQYVSNIIENSLFICSTSTSINGLTACAFKDPTNNEYSLEGGALVLSDKGICCIDELDKISLTDQQSFLECMESQCINISKAGIVCNLKTRCSIIAASNPKEGKYNYNKTVFENIKIPFPLLSRFDLVFLLTDKMSEEKDYQISNYLINSTYDAKGKKEKKKKKKKGTGRKPMGGTRKSDGSDHSDDSERNDEDMFSLKNDLLNKCKQINERSYLPVELLGVFIKYCRKCIFPTLSDPAKKYIRKFYLHLRSLSATESHISSPITIRQLESLIRLCQARARGDLSNVVTLYHAKEVVEIYQKTIFYPSYLKTLNFKEKPTSKKVKKGKSVAAISNVFKEGIIQMVKNGQNKIFNKDLRNLAKSVILSAESYISDEAIIHYLNNEGFILYKGGYWEVDPFYLQ comes from the exons ATGGATACCCTGGTGCACCTTTACTTTAACCAGTCGGAGCTGAATG AGGAGGTTAAGACGCTGATCCTAAGCTGGGTGAGCTTCTTCAAGAACAACTGGAAGAGCCTCTTCAACGTAGACAAGGAAATCGTCCTGAACTTAGAGTTCTTCCTGGACAACAAAAAATTGATGAGCAGAAATCCCCCTCCGAATAATGAGGTGTATTTGCACGAGCTGAAGAAGAACCCAGAAATCGTTTTGAAGTTCATGAAGTTGGCTTTGCACTTGTTGTTGTGTAAGATGCTGCACATAGGGGAGGTGCTTCCGGAGGAGGTTCCTGTGGGGGGGGACGATCTGTGCAACACAACCGGGCACAGTGCCAATAACATGAAGAAGGATAAGCCCATAGGTGGGGATCACCCCGAAAGAGGCggtaattttaaaaagcgtGATAACATCGGTATGCGCTCCAGCACCTCCCTACGCAGCTCCTTCATCAACCGAGACGAAATCAGCGACTTCGAAAATGACGACCCGCTAATCAACGAACTCAAGTGTGACCGCTACAAGGAGTCTGAATTCTTCAAGACGTACTTTCTAACAAACAGAATTACCATCTACATATACAACTGGAATAAGCTAAATAAATTTGAGGACctgaaaagtgaaaaagtcAATCAACTGATAAGTCTACGAGGAAGTGTCTTAAGAGTATCCCCCATACAGTTGCTAATTACCAAACTTGACTTTATGtgcgaaaaatgtaaaggcgTCATCCAGATAGAATTCACAGACGGTAAATATGATACCCCCAAGAAATGTCCAAACGGGGAGTGTGAAAGTTACCATTTTCAGCCAATTAGGGAATCAGCCAAATCGGTAGAAtatcaaaaaattattttgaaggaaaataaaaaaatgttaaataGCATGAATGAGGTGGGAGATtctaatgtaaaaaatttaacggTCACATTGGAAGtgtctaaattttttataaactcTTGTGTCCCAGGGAATTATGTCGAAGTAGTGGGAATCCTCAAGGTCATCTCCTACAATAATAGCTATTTCATTAATGGGAAGAattccatatataatatgtacgtAGATtgcctttccattttccccctGTCATCGAAAAAGTACCTGAACAACAGCTCCTTCAACTTTGAAAAAATCAAGGACACAAAGAACAAGCTTTACAATTCTCTGCTTTGGGAATCCTACGTtgataaaattgaaaaaaagatgcTCCTCTACGGTTGTGATGGGAGAGGTGCAAATGTGGATAAGCTGGACGgggaaaaagagggggatCCCACGTGTAGAAATAAGCCTTCCTTCATTGGAGACGCCCCAGCTGGAACACACCTCAGAAGCTTATCCCACATTGGGAATAAGGAAGTACCCGCTTCCACTCAATGTTATAGGCCCATAGGGGGGGCAAATTATGACGCCACGAGCGAAATAGACGTTAAGGCTAAAACGAACGTCTCCTTTGACGCCAGTACGGTGAATAACTCCATCGAAATGAATACCTACGAGGAGCTAATTTGTGAAGGTATTGGGGAGATGCTAAGCGAAGATGTAACTACCACTTCGGGGGAGAGCCAAAATGGAACGTCCCGAGTTCATGACTCAGTGGAAAAGGCTACCACTTCCAACggggagaaaagaaaaaacgggaAAGACCCCCCTGCGGGAGGGGGCACTAACAGAGGGACCTCCTCAATGTTGCAGGATTGCCAATTGGATGACGACGAACTGTACATGTACGGGGACTACATCGATGAGGAAACCTTGGGGGTTGaacggaagaggaaaagggagaaaggCGACTACGGCGGTGGGGGGGAGATGGACGAACTTGGCTGGCCATCCGACCCTAACGGGATGAACCAGCCGGGGCAGGCAACCCACCCAGACGACCCAAACAACCCGAACAACCCGAACGGTGAGCACCATTTGAAGAAGACAACGCAGTTCGACGAGAACGTCCTAGAGTTTATAAAAGACATGCACAAATACGGAAAGAACAAGTTCTACCTTCTCGTAGCTTCTCTTTGTCCCCGCATTATAATGAGCAGTTACATAAAAGCAGGAATTCTTTTGAGCCTCCTCGGAGGAAAAACAATATACGATGAGTACAAGCAAATAAAGAGAAGAGGAAATATACACAACCTACTGATAGGAGATCCAGGGTTAGGAAAAAGTAGAATTCTTCAATACGTAAGTAACATTATAGAAAATAGTCTATTCATTTGCAGCACGTCTACCAGTATTAACGGATTAACTGCATGTGCATTTAAGGACCCCACAAACAATGAGTACTCCCTGGAAGGAGGTGCACTAGTTCTATCAGATAAGGGCATATGCTGTATCGATGAGTTGGATAAAATTTCACTAACCGATCAGCAGTCCTTCCTTGAGTGCATGGAAAGTCAGTGCATTAACATAAGCAAAGCTGGGATCGTCTGCAATCTCAAGACAAGGTGTTCCATCATTGCGGCATCCAAcccgaaggaaggaaaatacaacTACAACAAAACcgtttttgaaaatataaaaattcccttccccttgttAAGTCGCTTCGATCTAGTCTTCCTACTAACGGATAAAATGTCGGAGGAGAAAGACTACCAAATTTCTAATTACCTCATTAACTCCACCTATGatgcaaaggggaaaaaggaaaaaaaaaaaaaaaagaagaaaggaacgGGAAGGAAACCCATGGGGGGTACACGAAAAAG CGATGGAAGCGACCACAGCGATGACAGTGAACGCAATGATGAGGATATGTTTTCCCTAAAAAATGACCTACTGAACAAGTGTAAACAAATCAATGAACGTAGTTACCTACCGGTGGAGCTCCTCGGGGTCTTCATAAAATACTGCAGGAAATGTATCTTCCCCACCCTGTCTGATCCAGctaaaaaatacataagaAAATTCTACCTGCATTTACGAAGTCTCTCTGCTACAGAAAGTCATATAAGCTCCCCCATCACCATAAGGCAATTGGAATCTTTAATTCGTCTGTGCCAAGCGAGGGCAAGAGGAGACCTTTCCAACGTCGTAACGCTGTACCATGCGAAGGAGGTCGTGGAAATTTACCAGAAAACCATTTTTTACCCTTCCTACTTGAAAACGCtaaattttaaagaaaaaccGACCAGCAAGAAGGTGAAGAAGGGCAAGTCGGTCGCTGCCATTTCGAACGTTTTCAAGGAGGGCATCATTCAGATGGTGAAGAATGgccaaaataaaattttcaacaaG gATCTGCGTAACCTAGCCAAGTCGGTCATCCTCTCAGCGGAGTCGTACATCTCGGACGAAGCGATAATTCACTACT TGAACAACGAGGGGTTTATCTTGTACAAGGGTGGCTACTGGGAGGTGGACCCATTTTACCTGCAGTAA